The DNA region TAATTAAATTCTTTATAAATAATAAAATTAATTAATTTCTAAGTTCCTATTTTTAGAAGTTAATTTTTTTTTATTTGTTAAGTTGTTTTTATATACTTAAATTGATAAAATTTGTAAACAATAAAATTAATTAATTCTTAAAAATAAAATGGAGGAAAAACAAATGATATATGATAACTTATTGGATTTAATTGGAAACACACCTGTTGTAAAATTACAATTTAAAAATGAAGATAATATTGCAGATGTTTATATAAAACTTGAAAAATTTAACTTAGGTGGAAGTGTGAAAGACAGAGCTGCCTTAGGAATGATTGAAGCTGCTGAAAGAGATGGGCTATTAAAAAAAGGTTATACAATAGTTGAACCCACATCAGGAAATACAGGAATAGCCCTTGCATTAATTGGAAGATTAAAAAGCTACAATGTTATTATAACTATGCCTGATACTATGAGTGTTGAAAGAAGAGCTATATTAAAGGCTTATGGAGCAGAACTTATATTAACTGATGGTGCAAAAGGGATGAAAGGTGCTATTGAAAAGGCGGAAGAATTAGTAAAAGAAAATCCAACTTATTTCTTACCTCAACAATTCAATAACAAAGCAAACCCAGAAAAACATTATGAAACTACTGCAAAAGAAATTTTAGATGATTTTAAAGATTTAGATGTTTTTGTTGCAGGTGTTGGAACAGCTGGTACTCTTAGTGGAGTTGGAAAAAGATTAAAAGAAAACTTTAAAAATGTTAAAGTGGTTGCAGTTGAACCAGAAACATCAGCAGTACTTTCAGGAGAACAACCTGGAAAACATGTTATTCAAGGTATAGGAGCAGGTTTTATTCCTGGAAACTATGAAAATGATGTAGTTGATGAAGTTATAAAAATATCTAATGATGAAGCTCTTGAATTTTCTAAATATCTTTCAAAAAAAGAAGGATTATTCCTAGGAATTTCATCAGGAGCAAATGTAGCTGCTGCATATAAGTTAGCTAAAAAATTAGGAAAAGGTAAAAAAGTTCTTACTATTTCACCAGATGGTGGGGAAAAATACCTATCTATTGAAGCATTTCAAACAAAATAAATATAGAAATAAAAATATAGTTAAGGAGTTATAAACGGTGAACATTTTTAGTTGGTTTAAAGATGAATTTTTAAATATTCAAAAGAAGGATCCTGCTATAAAAAGCAAATTAGAAATTATATTGTACCCTTCTTTTCATGCAATAATTTATCATAAATTAGCACATTCTTTATATAAATGTAGGTTATTCTTCTTAGCTAGACTTATTTCACAAATAGCAAGATTTTTAACTGGAATTGAGATACACCCAGGAGCAACCTTAGGAAGAAGAGTTTTCTTTGATCATGGTATGGGAATAGTAATTGGAGAAACTGCCATTGTTGGAGATGATTGCATTATATTTCATGGAGTTACCTTAGGTGGTCTTAGTTCTAAAAAGCCAAATAAAACGAACAGCAATAAAAGACATCCTACTATAAAAAATAATGTTTTGTTAGGAGCAGGAGCAAAACTTTTAGGTGATATAACTATTGGAGAGAATGTCAAAGTTGGAGCAAATGCTGTTGTTCTTCATGATATTCCAGATAATAGTATTGCAGTCGGTGTTCCTGCTAGAATTATTGTCAGAGATTAGTCCCTTTGTATATTATTTTATAAAAAAGATGATAATAGTTTAAGAAATTATATTTTTTTATCTATTATCATTTTTTATTTGCTATTTTACTTTTCTTTTAAAATAATTTATAATATTGTAAAAGTGTTTGAAAGGAGCAAATATAATGCCAATCCGTGTTGCAAACAATATACCAGCTAAAAATCAATTAACAAATGAAGGAATTGTTTTCATAGAAGAAAATCGTGCTAATACCCAAGATATTCGTCCATTAGATATTTTAATACTAAATTTAATGCCAAAAAAAGAAGAGACAGAAACTCAATTACTTCGTCTTATAGGAAACTCACCTCTACAAATCAATGTTGAATTTCTTATGGTTAGAAATCATGAGGTAAAAAATACAAATTTAAGTCATATTAAAAAATTTTATCAATTTTTTGATGATATAAAAAACAACTATTATGATGCCTTAATAATTACAGGAGCTCCTATTGAACATATGGACTTTGAAGAAGTTGATTATTGGAAGGAATTACAAAAAATATTTGAATGGAGTAAAACTCATGTTTTCTCTTGTTTGCATATTTGTTGGGCTGCTCAAGCTCGTTTATACAATGATTATAAAATTGAAAAAACTATTCAACCAGAAAAAGTTTTTGGAGTTTTTGAGCATAAAACTTCAATTTCAAATAATCCTTTAATTAGAGGATTTAGTGATATTTTCTTAGTTCCTCATTCAAGACATACTCATATAAATGAAAATAAATTATCCTCTATAAAAGAACTTGAAGTTTTAGCAAAATCAAAAGTTGGTTCTTTACTTATTAGTACAGAAGATTTAAAAAATATTTTTATAACAGGACATTTAGAGTACGATAGAGAGACTTTATTAAAAGAATATAAAAGAGATAAAGACAAAGGATTAGAAATAAAAATCCCTATAAATTACTTTCCTAATGATGATGATAGCAAAACTCCTTTACATACTTGGAAAACAACAGCACATTTATTTTATCATAATTGGTTAAATGCTGTTTACCAACTTACACCTTATGATTTAAAAGAACTTGATAAATAATTTATTTTTAAAGGAGGATTTTTTATGAAAAAGATTTTTATTATTTTGTTTTTAATATTATCTATATTTTCTATTGTAAATGCTCACCCATTTAAAAGTGAAAAAGAGTTATATGATTATTATACTAAGATTGATAAAAAAATTAATGAAGAGTTAAAAAATAGTCCTGAAAAGATTTTAAAAGATAGAAAAGATAGTTTAAAAACTCTATCTATGGATGTCTTTGGTGCAGATAAAGTATTGGGAGACGATAACTACTTATTTGGTTTTGATAAAAATGGAAAAATTATGTCAGTAATGAAAAGAGCTGTACTAGATGGACCTTCAATGATAGCTAGAATTTACTATCCCAATGGAAATTTAAAAGAAGTATATTTAGATGATGATGATTTTGTAACAGGAATTGTTAGAACTTACTATGAAAATGGAAAAAAGTACGAAGAAATTCCTTATTATAAAGGAAAAAAAGAAGGTTTAAGAAAGATTTATTTTGAGAATGGAAATCTATCAAATGAAGTTCACTATGTTGATGATTTAAGAGAAGGAAAAACAACAGATTATTATAATAATGGAAATATATTTCGTTTAAAACACTATAAAGATAATATAGGAAATGGAGAATTTACTGAATATTATAGAAATGGTCAAATAAAAGTAAAAGGAAATTACAAAGGAGGCTTAAGAGAAGGCGAATTTAAATTTTATTCTGAAAGCAATAAATATCTTGGTTCAGTTTTTTATAAAAATAAAGAAATCATAAAAAACACTCTAAATGAAGAAGATATGAAAGATTTAAGTGCAAGCTTTGAATTTGCAGATATGGCTTTATTTCTTAGAAGTACTACCCATGATACTGTCGGGATAGCTGCTGATGTATATCTCAATGGAAAACCTAAACTGTGTATGCCTTATAATGTGAATGGTGAACTTCATGGAGATTATATAGAATTTTATGAAAATGGACAAATTTCGTATGAAATAACTTATGAAAATGGACTTAGACAGGGGAAATCTATTACTTATTTAGAAAATGGAAAAATCATAGGAGAAACAAATTATATAGATGGTAAAAAAGAAGGTAAAAGTTTAGAAACTTTTATAGATATGATACAAAAGAAAGCAAACTATAAAAATAATAAAATTGATGGTGATATGTTTTTATATTATCCAAGTGGAAAACTTTTACAAAAAAGAAGTTTTGTCAATGGAAAAGCTGAAGGAGAGCTTATTGAATACTATGAAAATGGTGTTATAAAAGAAAAAGCATATTTTATAAATGATAAACAAGAAAAAGAACATTTATTCTATGACGAGAAAGGAAATCTGATAAAAACTGATATTTATAAAAATGGTATAAAACAATAATTTTAAGTATAAGGAGTGAATTTCTATGAAAAAATTTTTTATGAGTTTAATTTTAATGTTGTCTATATTTTCTATTGTGAATGCTCACCCATTTAAAACCGAAAAAGAGTTATATAATTTCTATACTCAGATTGATAAAGAAGTTGATAAGGAGTTAAAAAAAGATTATATAAAACTTTTTGAACAAAGAAAAGCTAATTTAAAAGAAAAAGCTAGTGATGATGTTACAGAAAAAAATTTGGAAGATGATGAATACCTTTTTACTTTGAAAAATGGAAAATTAGAAATAGTTTTTAAAAAGAATATCCTTAATGGAAAATTTATAACTTTAAGTAGGTTATATGAAAATGGTAAAAAAAGTAGAATAGCATGTTTAAGTAAAGAAAATACAGCTTACTATGGTACTGTTAAATATTTTAGAGAAAATGGAACTCCTTTATATAGTGGGCAATTTTATGATGGGAAAATGGAAGGAATGTATAA from Fusobacterium simiae includes:
- the epsC gene encoding serine O-acetyltransferase EpsC produces the protein MNIFSWFKDEFLNIQKKDPAIKSKLEIILYPSFHAIIYHKLAHSLYKCRLFFLARLISQIARFLTGIEIHPGATLGRRVFFDHGMGIVIGETAIVGDDCIIFHGVTLGGLSSKKPNKTNSNKRHPTIKNNVLLGAGAKLLGDITIGENVKVGANAVVLHDIPDNSIAVGVPARIIVRD
- a CDS encoding homoserine O-succinyltransferase, encoding MPIRVANNIPAKNQLTNEGIVFIEENRANTQDIRPLDILILNLMPKKEETETQLLRLIGNSPLQINVEFLMVRNHEVKNTNLSHIKKFYQFFDDIKNNYYDALIITGAPIEHMDFEEVDYWKELQKIFEWSKTHVFSCLHICWAAQARLYNDYKIEKTIQPEKVFGVFEHKTSISNNPLIRGFSDIFLVPHSRHTHINENKLSSIKELEVLAKSKVGSLLISTEDLKNIFITGHLEYDRETLLKEYKRDKDKGLEIKIPINYFPNDDDSKTPLHTWKTTAHLFYHNWLNAVYQLTPYDLKELDK
- the cysK gene encoding cysteine synthase A; this encodes MIYDNLLDLIGNTPVVKLQFKNEDNIADVYIKLEKFNLGGSVKDRAALGMIEAAERDGLLKKGYTIVEPTSGNTGIALALIGRLKSYNVIITMPDTMSVERRAILKAYGAELILTDGAKGMKGAIEKAEELVKENPTYFLPQQFNNKANPEKHYETTAKEILDDFKDLDVFVAGVGTAGTLSGVGKRLKENFKNVKVVAVEPETSAVLSGEQPGKHVIQGIGAGFIPGNYENDVVDEVIKISNDEALEFSKYLSKKEGLFLGISSGANVAAAYKLAKKLGKGKKVLTISPDGGEKYLSIEAFQTK
- a CDS encoding toxin-antitoxin system YwqK family antitoxin — encoded protein: MKKIFIILFLILSIFSIVNAHPFKSEKELYDYYTKIDKKINEELKNSPEKILKDRKDSLKTLSMDVFGADKVLGDDNYLFGFDKNGKIMSVMKRAVLDGPSMIARIYYPNGNLKEVYLDDDDFVTGIVRTYYENGKKYEEIPYYKGKKEGLRKIYFENGNLSNEVHYVDDLREGKTTDYYNNGNIFRLKHYKDNIGNGEFTEYYRNGQIKVKGNYKGGLREGEFKFYSESNKYLGSVFYKNKEIIKNTLNEEDMKDLSASFEFADMALFLRSTTHDTVGIAADVYLNGKPKLCMPYNVNGELHGDYIEFYENGQISYEITYENGLRQGKSITYLENGKIIGETNYIDGKKEGKSLETFIDMIQKKANYKNNKIDGDMFLYYPSGKLLQKRSFVNGKAEGELIEYYENGVIKEKAYFINDKQEKEHLFYDEKGNLIKTDIYKNGIKQ